A DNA window from Actinomadura coerulea contains the following coding sequences:
- the tyrS gene encoding tyrosine--tRNA ligase: MTDILDDLAWRGLIAQSTDLDELRAMLAAGPVTLYCGFDPTAPSLHLGNLIQILTLRRFQKAGHRPIGLVGGATGLIGDPSGKSAERVLNSEETVAGWVERVRGQVSAFLDFDEGPTAATMVSNLDWTGPMSAIEFLRDIGKHFPVNRMLARETVRARLDSTGMSYTEFSYVLLQSMDFLELYRRHGCRLQTGGSDQWGNLTAGVDLIRRVEGGSAHALTTPLLTKADGSKFGKTAGGETYWLDPELTSPYAFYQFWINADDRDVEKFLKFFSFRSREEIEDLAKQGADRPAARAPQRALAEEMTTLVHGADETARVIAASRALFGQGSLEELDERTLHAALSEVPRAEVPVGELPSVVDLLTASGLCKSKSEARRAIAQGGAYLNNAKVESEEAVPASADLLHGRFLVLRRGKRNVGGVEVTAS; this comes from the coding sequence GTGACCGACATTTTGGATGATCTCGCGTGGCGCGGCCTGATCGCGCAGTCCACCGACCTGGACGAACTGCGGGCCATGCTCGCCGCGGGACCGGTCACCCTCTATTGCGGCTTCGACCCGACGGCGCCCTCGCTGCATCTCGGCAACCTCATCCAGATCCTCACGCTGCGCCGCTTCCAGAAGGCCGGGCACCGGCCGATCGGCCTGGTCGGCGGCGCCACGGGCCTGATCGGCGACCCGAGCGGCAAGAGCGCCGAACGCGTGCTGAACTCCGAGGAGACCGTCGCCGGCTGGGTCGAGCGGGTCCGCGGCCAGGTGTCGGCGTTCCTCGACTTCGACGAGGGCCCGACCGCCGCGACGATGGTCAGCAACCTCGACTGGACCGGCCCCATGTCGGCCATCGAGTTCCTGCGCGACATCGGCAAGCACTTCCCGGTCAACCGGATGCTGGCCCGCGAGACCGTCAGGGCCCGGCTCGACTCCACCGGGATGAGCTACACGGAGTTCAGCTACGTCCTGCTCCAGTCCATGGACTTCCTTGAGCTGTACCGGCGCCACGGGTGCCGGCTTCAGACCGGCGGAAGCGACCAGTGGGGCAACCTCACCGCGGGCGTCGACCTGATCCGCCGCGTGGAGGGGGGAAGCGCGCACGCGCTGACCACGCCGCTGCTGACCAAGGCGGACGGGTCCAAGTTCGGCAAGACCGCGGGCGGCGAGACCTACTGGCTCGACCCCGAGCTGACGTCGCCCTACGCGTTCTACCAGTTCTGGATCAACGCCGACGACCGGGACGTGGAGAAGTTCCTGAAGTTCTTCAGCTTCCGTTCCCGCGAGGAGATCGAGGACCTCGCCAAGCAGGGCGCCGACCGCCCGGCCGCGCGGGCCCCGCAGCGGGCGCTCGCCGAGGAGATGACCACGCTCGTGCACGGGGCGGACGAGACCGCCCGGGTCATCGCGGCCTCCCGCGCCCTGTTCGGGCAGGGCTCGCTGGAGGAACTGGACGAGCGGACGCTGCACGCGGCCCTCTCCGAGGTGCCCCGCGCGGAGGTGCCCGTGGGAGAGCTGCCTTCCGTGGTGGACCTGCTGACGGCTTCCGGCCTGTGCAAGAGCAAGTCGGAGGCCCGCCGTGCCATCGCCCAGGGCGGCGCCTACCTCAACAACGCCAAGGTCGAGTCGGAGGAGGCGGTACCGGCGTCCGCCGACCTGCTCCACGGCCGCTTCCTCGTCCTGCGGCGCGGCAAGCGCAACGTGGGCGGCGTCGAGGTGACCGCGTCCTGA